A stretch of Bacillota bacterium DNA encodes these proteins:
- the pstB gene encoding phosphate ABC transporter ATP-binding protein, translating to MFAGKTVKIELRDFQLFYGDFPVLKQVSAVFAANTITAIIGPSGCGKSTLLRSINRMNDLIEGVRVAGEIRLDGKNVYDPEVDLIWLRAKIGMVFQRPVAFPLSIFDNVAAAPRVRGITDRTELARTVEESLKAVGLWRDVKDHLNQSALSLSLGDQQKLCIARAIATAPDVVLFDEPCSALDPISTHTIEDLMQSLSERYTIIIVTHNMQQAARASDYTMFMLDGNIVEYRPTNELFTNPKDIRTENYVTGKIG from the coding sequence ATGTTTGCTGGAAAAACTGTTAAAATAGAATTAAGGGATTTTCAATTATTTTACGGTGACTTTCCGGTTCTGAAACAAGTTTCAGCCGTCTTTGCCGCCAATACCATCACAGCCATCATCGGCCCTTCCGGCTGCGGCAAATCAACCCTGCTCCGCAGCATTAACCGCATGAACGATCTAATTGAGGGAGTAAGGGTAGCGGGAGAGATTCGGCTCGACGGGAAGAATGTCTACGACCCCGAGGTGGATCTGATCTGGCTCCGGGCCAAGATTGGCATGGTGTTTCAGCGGCCGGTGGCCTTTCCCCTGTCCATTTTCGACAACGTGGCCGCGGCACCGCGAGTCCGCGGAATCACCGACCGCACCGAACTGGCCCGGACAGTGGAAGAGAGCCTCAAAGCGGTAGGGCTGTGGCGCGATGTGAAAGATCACCTAAACCAATCAGCCTTATCCCTGTCTTTGGGCGACCAGCAAAAACTGTGCATCGCCCGGGCTATCGCCACAGCGCCCGATGTAGTCTTGTTCGATGAACCATGCTCCGCCCTGGATCCCATCTCCACGCACACCATCGAAGACCTGATGCAGTCGCTAAGCGAACGCTACACCATTATTATTGTCACCCATAACATGCAGCAAGCTGCCCGGGCCTCGGACTACACCATGTTCATGCTGGACGGGAATATTGTGGAATACAGACCGACCAACGAACTATTCACCAATCCTAAAGACATCCGGACCGAAAACTATGTAACCGG